The following are encoded together in the Flavihumibacter fluvii genome:
- a CDS encoding PadR family transcriptional regulator — protein sequence MNIENTQSQMRKGILEFCILSVIRRGEAYPSDIVDEMRAANLQILEGTLYPLLTRLKNADMLTYRWVESNSGPPRKYFSLTEKGNAFYQELESTWKELANGVKALTSKSELLPTIPENPTTN from the coding sequence ATGAATATAGAAAACACACAAAGCCAGATGCGGAAGGGGATACTGGAATTCTGTATCCTATCGGTGATCCGCCGCGGCGAAGCCTATCCGAGTGATATCGTGGACGAAATGAGGGCGGCCAACCTGCAGATCCTGGAGGGTACCCTTTACCCCCTGCTCACCCGACTGAAAAACGCAGACATGCTCACCTATCGCTGGGTTGAAAGCAATTCCGGCCCACCCCGTAAATACTTTTCCCTGACAGAAAAGGGAAACGCATTTTACCAGGAGCTGGAATCCACCTGGAAGGAATTGGCCAACGGGGTAAAAGCCCTAACCAGCAAGTCAGAGTTATTGCCAACTATCCCCGAAAACCCAACTACCAACTAA
- a CDS encoding amidohydrolase family protein, producing MYSRTASAAVCLFLGGLLLDAFMPAQAISSPLNWPPHITADTTKKDTTKFVSFKGLPLKASRKIKINTNEGSWTSVDMSPDGKTIIFDLMGDLYSIPATGGKAKAITTGFAFDTHPRYSPDGKRILFTSDRGGSENLWYIDTEKEDTVQLTNDPSVNITNADWTPDGEYVVYAKGRMNMQLFMVHKDGGAGVQLIDAPPALKTIDPAVSADGRYIYYSSRFGPWNYNASLPQYQVGMYDRQNAKFTTITSRYGSAFTPVLSKDGKWMVYGSRYEDKTGLVLKNLQNGDEKWLAFPVQRDDQESIATMGVLPGMDFTPDSKALIVSFGGKIKRVPIDGSAISEIPFSVETELELGAQLDFHYPVSDSSHALTTQVRDAVPSPDGKKLAFTALNRLYVMDYPNGQPKRLTNNNFTEAFPAWAPDGNSLVFSSWTGTGGHLYKISLSGKTPAQQLTRSPGMYQFSTFTPAGDRIVFQRTQTEVYKQSISPGYNDAEEEICWIPATGGEITVIDKAMGRYNPHFVKGQNRIYLNQNGQLLSIQWDGSDQKVHAKISGITTYGMSNFKNGRPVMDHCIMTEASAEAMEMNLPSNAALINISPTGNQAFAQINNEIYVATIPQTGKMVNINLADAANAQFPARKLTTLGGEFPAWEADGNKVHFSLGNAHFVYDLKRAKFLEDSLKAAKKIEDKKLADSLAKAKLDTVKVKPDSLAKKTADSLKAKTDSITQKKKEEAKYKPAEQIIKVYFGRDLPKASILLKNARIITMKGDEILEGGDILVVNNRIKAIGKTGSLQLPAGTKEIDCSGKTITPGFVDTHSHMWPNWGLHKNQIWIYAANLAYGVTTTMDPQTGTTDVLTYGDMVESGGMIGPRIYSTGPGVGFWSYNVKDSAQADNILQQYSKYYHTRYIKMYLTGNRQQRQWIIMAAKNQGLHPTTEGGLNFKLNMTNLLDGYPGHEHAIPIYPLYSDVIKTIASAKMSVTPTLLVSYGGPFAENYFWETENPYDDKKMQYFMPYEELAGKTRRVQGWFMKEEHVFPKHAKNMKALVENGGIAGIGSHGEFQGLGYHWELWAMQSGGMSTFNALQTATILGAKALGLENDLGSLEVGKLADLVIMEKNPLENIRNTNSIQYVMKNGRLYDGNTADEIYPVQRKLDRSEWVNMKPESNTGVKE from the coding sequence ATGTATTCCCGAACAGCATCGGCAGCAGTTTGCCTATTTTTGGGCGGATTGCTCCTGGACGCTTTTATGCCTGCACAAGCCATCAGTTCCCCCCTAAACTGGCCACCGCACATAACAGCAGACACTACAAAAAAAGACACCACAAAATTCGTTTCCTTCAAAGGGCTGCCACTAAAGGCCAGCCGGAAGATTAAAATTAATACGAATGAAGGCAGCTGGACCTCAGTGGATATGAGTCCGGATGGCAAAACCATCATCTTCGACCTGATGGGCGACCTGTACAGCATACCCGCTACCGGCGGCAAAGCAAAAGCCATCACGACGGGCTTTGCATTTGATACCCATCCTAGGTATAGTCCGGATGGCAAAAGAATCCTTTTCACCTCTGATCGTGGCGGTAGTGAAAACCTATGGTATATTGATACAGAAAAAGAAGATACCGTACAACTTACTAATGATCCTTCTGTCAATATCACCAATGCAGACTGGACGCCAGACGGGGAATATGTTGTATACGCCAAAGGTCGGATGAACATGCAGTTGTTTATGGTACACAAGGATGGCGGAGCCGGTGTGCAACTGATCGATGCACCGCCCGCCCTGAAAACCATCGACCCGGCAGTCAGTGCCGATGGCCGGTATATTTATTACTCCAGCCGCTTCGGCCCCTGGAACTACAATGCCTCATTACCCCAATACCAGGTCGGCATGTATGACCGCCAGAATGCCAAGTTTACAACCATAACTTCAAGGTATGGTTCCGCTTTCACACCCGTCTTGTCAAAAGATGGTAAATGGATGGTATATGGCAGCAGGTATGAAGACAAAACAGGCTTAGTCCTTAAGAACCTGCAGAATGGCGATGAAAAATGGCTGGCCTTCCCCGTGCAGCGCGACGACCAGGAATCCATTGCCACCATGGGTGTATTACCCGGAATGGATTTTACGCCAGACAGTAAAGCCCTGATCGTTTCCTTTGGTGGAAAAATCAAGCGGGTTCCGATCGACGGCAGCGCCATTTCTGAAATTCCCTTTTCTGTTGAAACCGAGCTTGAATTAGGCGCACAGCTGGATTTCCATTACCCGGTTTCTGACAGTTCACATGCCCTCACCACCCAGGTCAGGGATGCCGTTCCTTCCCCGGATGGAAAAAAACTGGCCTTTACTGCGCTGAACCGGTTGTATGTGATGGACTATCCGAACGGGCAACCGAAAAGACTGACCAACAATAATTTTACAGAAGCTTTCCCGGCCTGGGCTCCCGACGGAAACAGCCTTGTATTCAGCAGCTGGACAGGCACCGGCGGGCACCTGTACAAAATTAGCCTTTCTGGAAAAACACCTGCACAACAACTCACCAGGTCACCGGGTATGTACCAGTTTTCAACTTTTACCCCTGCGGGCGATCGCATCGTTTTCCAGCGTACCCAGACCGAAGTATATAAACAATCTATATCACCGGGGTATAATGATGCTGAGGAAGAAATTTGCTGGATCCCTGCAACAGGAGGGGAGATCACCGTAATCGATAAGGCCATGGGCCGCTATAACCCCCATTTTGTAAAAGGCCAGAACCGCATTTACCTCAACCAGAACGGGCAACTTCTTTCTATTCAATGGGATGGCAGCGACCAGAAAGTACATGCCAAAATATCGGGCATCACCACCTATGGTATGAGCAATTTTAAAAATGGCCGGCCGGTGATGGACCATTGTATCATGACAGAAGCCTCTGCCGAAGCCATGGAAATGAACCTGCCTTCCAATGCTGCGCTGATCAATATTTCACCCACCGGTAACCAGGCATTTGCACAAATCAACAATGAAATTTATGTAGCCACTATTCCGCAAACCGGCAAAATGGTGAATATCAACCTGGCAGATGCTGCAAATGCCCAATTCCCAGCCAGGAAGCTGACCACCCTAGGCGGTGAATTCCCGGCCTGGGAAGCCGATGGCAATAAAGTGCATTTCAGCCTTGGGAATGCACACTTCGTGTATGACCTGAAGCGGGCAAAATTCCTGGAGGACAGCCTGAAAGCTGCAAAAAAAATAGAAGATAAGAAATTAGCCGACTCCCTGGCAAAAGCTAAGCTCGATACAGTAAAAGTGAAACCCGACAGCCTGGCAAAAAAGACAGCTGATTCTCTGAAGGCAAAAACAGACAGCATCACACAAAAAAAGAAAGAAGAAGCTAAATATAAGCCTGCTGAACAGATCATTAAAGTATACTTCGGGCGTGACCTGCCAAAAGCGAGCATACTGTTGAAAAATGCCCGCATCATCACGATGAAGGGCGATGAAATATTAGAAGGCGGTGATATCCTGGTGGTCAATAACCGGATAAAAGCCATTGGGAAAACCGGCAGCCTGCAGTTACCAGCGGGAACAAAGGAAATTGACTGCAGTGGTAAAACGATCACGCCCGGATTTGTCGATACACATTCCCATATGTGGCCTAACTGGGGCCTGCACAAAAACCAGATCTGGATCTATGCCGCCAACCTGGCCTACGGCGTAACCACCACCATGGATCCGCAGACCGGCACAACGGATGTGCTGACCTATGGCGATATGGTTGAATCTGGTGGTATGATCGGGCCAAGGATTTATTCCACTGGTCCGGGTGTCGGATTCTGGTCCTACAATGTGAAGGATTCTGCACAGGCAGATAATATCCTGCAGCAGTACAGTAAATACTACCATACCAGGTATATCAAAATGTACCTGACCGGTAACCGCCAGCAAAGGCAATGGATCATTATGGCTGCGAAAAACCAGGGACTGCATCCGACCACTGAAGGCGGTTTGAATTTCAAGCTGAACATGACCAATCTATTGGATGGTTACCCCGGCCATGAACATGCTATTCCCATTTACCCGCTGTACAGTGATGTGATCAAAACCATTGCCAGCGCAAAAATGTCCGTAACCCCAACCTTACTGGTATCTTATGGTGGCCCCTTTGCCGAGAACTATTTCTGGGAAACCGAGAACCCTTATGATGACAAAAAAATGCAATATTTCATGCCTTACGAAGAACTGGCCGGAAAAACACGTCGGGTACAGGGCTGGTTTATGAAAGAAGAGCATGTATTCCCCAAGCATGCCAAAAACATGAAGGCGCTGGTTGAAAATGGGGGAATTGCAGGTATTGGTAGTCACGGTGAATTCCAGGGACTGGGTTACCATTGGGAACTTTGGGCCATGCAAAGTGGCGGCATGAGTACGTTTAACGCCCTTCAAACAGCAACTATACTGGGCGCAAAAGCGCTGGGCCTTGAAAATGACCTCGGAAGCCTGGAAGTTGGCAAACTGGCCGACCTGGTCATCATGGAAAAGAACCCGCTTGAAAATATCCGGAACACGAATTCCATACAATATGTAATGAAAAACGGCCGGTTATACGATGGCAATACTGCAGACGAGATTTATCCGGTGCAGCGCAAGCTTGACCGCAGTGAATGGGTGAATATGAAACCTGAGAGCAATACCGGGGTGAAGGAATAG
- a CDS encoding isopenicillin N synthase family dioxygenase: protein MSIPVVNLADFLSGDPELKDQFVQNLGRAFEEVGFVAVKNHGIPELLIADMYVKAQQFFSLPAARKKLYEIPALAGQRGYTSFGKEHAKGSDAPDLKEFYQHGQTIEEPGADPSEYPPNVRIDEVAGFFETYNSAYRAFEKSGKALLQAIAIYLDLDEQFFDDHIHAGNSILRAIHYPPITKEPESAIRAEQHEDINLITLLVGASADGLQILSRQQEWVPVTSLPEQIVVNVGDMLQRLTNNRLRSTTHRVVNPPRASWHTSRYSIPFFLHPKSQMSLACLEGCIDASHPKAFPDATAGEYLDERLREIGLKK, encoded by the coding sequence ATGTCCATCCCTGTTGTAAATCTCGCTGATTTTTTAAGTGGTGACCCCGAATTAAAAGATCAGTTTGTTCAAAATTTGGGCAGGGCTTTTGAAGAGGTTGGTTTTGTTGCGGTGAAAAATCATGGTATCCCAGAACTACTCATCGCGGACATGTATGTTAAAGCGCAGCAGTTTTTTTCACTGCCTGCTGCCAGGAAAAAATTATATGAAATCCCGGCATTGGCAGGCCAGCGTGGCTATACTTCTTTCGGGAAGGAACATGCAAAAGGTAGCGATGCACCCGACCTGAAGGAATTCTACCAACACGGGCAGACTATTGAAGAACCGGGTGCAGATCCATCCGAATACCCACCAAATGTCCGGATCGATGAAGTGGCCGGTTTCTTTGAAACCTATAATTCCGCCTACCGGGCCTTTGAAAAATCCGGGAAAGCCCTGCTGCAGGCAATTGCCATCTACCTTGACCTCGATGAACAGTTTTTCGACGACCATATCCATGCCGGAAACTCCATCCTTCGCGCTATCCATTATCCCCCTATAACAAAGGAACCGGAATCTGCCATCAGGGCTGAACAACATGAAGACATTAACCTCATCACCTTATTGGTTGGCGCCAGTGCCGATGGCCTGCAGATATTGTCCAGGCAACAGGAGTGGGTCCCGGTAACCTCCCTGCCGGAACAAATTGTGGTGAATGTGGGCGATATGTTGCAGCGCTTAACCAATAACCGCCTGCGTTCAACAACCCATCGCGTGGTAAATCCACCGCGGGCATCCTGGCATACCAGCCGTTATTCCATACCATTTTTCCTGCACCCCAAAAGCCAGATGAGCCTGGCCTGCCTTGAAGGCTGCATCGACGCTTCACACCCAAAAGCTTTCCCCGATGCTACCGCCGGCGAGTACCTGGATGAAAGGTTACGGGAGATCGGGCTCAAAAAATAA